A genome region from Ralstonia solanacearum K60 includes the following:
- a CDS encoding SDR family oxidoreductase: protein MKPNNEAGKRILITGGNGGIGIELIRVFAEASDHVTFTYRPGEDSRRRALDLVETFRDYRVDALPLDVGDPESHRQLMQALTGPIDIVIHNAGVGTKTVERASPTYKGQDEAFFRVNAIGPLWLSEDILPRMQERGRGKILFVSSVDGGITHFPRFRAADGMSKAAVAFLGRQLAATLARTGIDVFTVCPGATDTPMFQASTLQALSPEQRQALEDSLPGGRLIEPREIADLCFYLCRDEARILRGAVIDASLGLGVCPAVMA from the coding sequence ATGAAACCGAACAACGAAGCAGGAAAACGCATCCTCATCACCGGCGGCAATGGCGGGATCGGCATCGAGCTGATCCGCGTCTTCGCCGAGGCGTCCGACCATGTGACCTTCACCTATCGGCCCGGTGAAGACAGCCGCCGGCGCGCGCTCGACCTGGTCGAGACCTTCCGCGATTACCGGGTGGACGCGCTTCCCCTGGACGTCGGCGATCCGGAAAGCCACCGGCAGCTCATGCAAGCGCTGACCGGGCCGATCGACATCGTGATCCACAACGCCGGCGTCGGCACGAAAACGGTGGAGCGCGCATCGCCGACCTACAAGGGGCAGGACGAGGCGTTCTTCCGGGTCAACGCCATCGGTCCGCTGTGGCTGAGCGAGGACATTCTTCCGCGCATGCAGGAACGGGGGCGGGGCAAGATTCTCTTCGTCAGCTCCGTCGATGGCGGCATCACGCATTTCCCGCGCTTTCGCGCCGCGGACGGCATGAGCAAGGCCGCGGTGGCGTTCCTCGGCCGGCAGCTCGCGGCCACGCTCGCGCGCACCGGGATCGACGTCTTCACCGTGTGCCCCGGCGCGACCGATACGCCGATGTTCCAGGCCAGCACGCTGCAGGCGCTCTCGCCGGAGCAGCGACAGGCCCTCGAAGACTCCCTCCCCGGCGGCCGCCTGATCGAACCCCGCGAAATCGCGGACCTCTGCTTTTACCTCTGTCGTGACGAAGCCCGCATCCTGCGCGGCGCCGTCATCGACGCTTCTCTCGGGCTGGGCGTCTGCCCGGCCGTCATGGCATAA
- a CDS encoding aminotransferase class V-fold PLP-dependent enzyme, translated as MPSKDVQSRFLLDMSVACLNHGMLGACPADVFERQNALRARIERQPAAFVLNELPGLLDEARQALAGVISADTADLALLPNVTTALSAVLRSRAFAPGDEILTTDHAYLSCSNLLDFVARETGARVVTATVPTPVTGPDAIVDAVLARVTPRTRLAVLDHVTSPTGIVFPIAALVERLDARGVDTVVDGAHAPGMLALDVRAIGAAYYAGNCHKWLCSPRGAGFLHVRRDRQDGLHPTVISRGYGATSADRPRLHLEFDWLGTADPTPLLCIPHAIRFLGGLLPGGLPALMAHNHALVVDGARRLAADLPLTRLAPDSMVGSMVAFQLPDDLPGPASDDAALLQRWLYDAHRIDVAVGAWPAAQRRVLRVSAQIYNTIDDFIRLGAALRGAPAHPRDTNAATRTPAWSNAS; from the coding sequence ATGCCTTCAAAGGATGTTCAAAGCCGCTTCCTGCTCGATATGAGTGTGGCGTGCCTCAATCACGGCATGCTGGGAGCCTGTCCAGCGGACGTGTTCGAGCGGCAGAACGCGCTTCGCGCGCGGATCGAGCGCCAGCCCGCTGCGTTTGTCCTGAACGAGCTTCCGGGCCTGCTCGACGAAGCGCGGCAGGCACTGGCCGGTGTGATCTCGGCCGACACGGCGGACCTGGCCCTGCTTCCCAACGTCACGACGGCGCTGAGCGCGGTGCTCCGCTCGCGTGCCTTCGCGCCGGGCGACGAAATCCTCACGACCGACCACGCCTACCTTTCGTGTTCGAACCTGCTCGATTTCGTGGCACGCGAAACGGGGGCGCGGGTAGTGACCGCGACGGTGCCGACACCGGTGACGGGCCCGGACGCCATCGTCGATGCCGTGCTCGCCCGCGTCACGCCGCGCACGCGGCTGGCCGTCCTTGACCACGTCACCAGTCCCACCGGGATCGTCTTCCCGATCGCGGCGCTGGTCGAGCGCCTCGATGCCAGGGGCGTCGACACGGTCGTCGACGGGGCGCATGCGCCGGGGATGCTTGCGCTCGATGTCCGGGCCATCGGCGCCGCGTATTACGCGGGCAACTGCCACAAGTGGCTGTGCAGCCCACGGGGCGCCGGCTTCCTCCATGTGCGGCGCGACCGCCAGGACGGCCTGCACCCGACGGTGATCAGTCGCGGCTACGGTGCCACGAGCGCGGACCGGCCGCGCCTGCACCTGGAATTCGACTGGCTCGGCACGGCCGATCCGACACCGCTGCTCTGCATTCCGCACGCGATCCGCTTCCTGGGCGGGCTGCTGCCCGGCGGCTTGCCGGCGCTCATGGCGCACAACCACGCCCTCGTGGTCGACGGCGCGCGGCGGTTGGCGGCGGATCTGCCGCTCACGCGGCTCGCGCCCGATTCGATGGTGGGCAGCATGGTCGCCTTCCAACTGCCCGACGACCTTCCTGGGCCGGCGTCGGACGATGCGGCATTGCTGCAGCGCTGGCTCTATGACGCGCACCGGATCGACGTCGCCGTCGGCGCCTGGCCGGCCGCCCAGCGCCGCGTGCTTCGCGTCTCGGCGCAGATCTACAACACGATCGACGATTTCATTCGACTGGGTGCCGCACTGCGCGGCGCTCCCGCCCACCCGCGGGACACCAACGCAGCGACGCGCACCCCTGCCTGGAGCAATGCATCATGA
- a CDS encoding aminotransferase class I/II-fold pyridoxal phosphate-dependent enzyme, whose amino-acid sequence MPVPSNSFWEQWLTAHRAKPEACVTFSLSPSPLLQEFIAELDPGIPLDWSSEDYQGVPGLREQVLDRYGYRSACGVNDVLITAGAQEANYLALTQLLSPGDELVIDTPGWQQPLVLARQIGATVKRVPRSEASGWALDIDQLEALVTPKTKVIFICNPNNPTGRVEDEATLRRIIAAADRVGAYVLSDEVYRGLEWTEVETPRVATMYERGVSTGSVSKLLGLQGLRTGWMVTRDRKLIADAMVLRENTSEIMNVMGERIAEVALRPERFAAAVERSRATGRARIDLLDRFVAGQPALHWHRPAAGLLGLARLDLPITADSFAEQLLAPPYNTFVMSGAAYACPQHVRLGAGGVSPAELELGLARMGQLLAACVSGEREIALRE is encoded by the coding sequence ATGCCCGTACCATCGAACAGCTTCTGGGAACAATGGCTCACCGCGCATCGGGCCAAACCCGAAGCCTGCGTCACCTTCTCGCTCTCGCCGTCTCCGCTGCTGCAGGAATTCATCGCTGAGCTTGACCCCGGTATTCCGCTCGACTGGTCGAGCGAGGACTACCAGGGTGTGCCGGGGCTGCGTGAACAAGTCCTCGATCGCTATGGCTACCGCAGCGCGTGCGGCGTGAACGACGTGTTGATCACGGCGGGCGCGCAGGAGGCGAACTATCTGGCCCTCACGCAGCTCCTGAGCCCGGGAGACGAGCTTGTCATCGACACGCCCGGATGGCAGCAGCCGCTCGTCCTTGCCCGGCAGATCGGGGCGACAGTCAAGCGCGTGCCGCGCTCGGAGGCGTCGGGCTGGGCGCTCGACATCGACCAGCTCGAAGCGCTCGTCACGCCGAAGACCAAGGTCATCTTTATCTGCAATCCGAACAATCCCACCGGACGCGTGGAGGATGAGGCCACGCTGCGCCGGATCATCGCCGCCGCCGATCGCGTGGGCGCATACGTCTTGTCCGACGAGGTGTATCGCGGGCTTGAATGGACCGAGGTGGAAACGCCGCGCGTCGCCACGATGTACGAGCGGGGCGTGAGCACGGGAAGCGTTTCGAAACTGCTCGGCCTGCAGGGGCTGCGCACGGGCTGGATGGTGACGCGCGATCGCAAGCTCATCGCGGACGCGATGGTCCTGCGCGAGAACACCAGCGAGATCATGAACGTGATGGGTGAGCGCATCGCCGAGGTTGCCCTGCGTCCCGAGCGGTTCGCCGCCGCGGTCGAGCGCTCGCGCGCAACCGGCCGCGCGCGCATCGATCTGCTCGACCGGTTCGTCGCCGGGCAGCCGGCCCTGCACTGGCATCGGCCGGCCGCCGGGCTGCTCGGGCTCGCCCGCCTCGATCTGCCGATCACGGCCGACAGTTTCGCCGAGCAGCTCCTCGCGCCGCCGTACAACACGTTCGTGATGTCCGGCGCCGCTTATGCGTGCCCGCAGCATGTGC